One segment of Rhipicephalus sanguineus isolate Rsan-2018 chromosome 6, BIME_Rsan_1.4, whole genome shotgun sequence DNA contains the following:
- the LOC119397421 gene encoding uncharacterized protein LOC119397421 gives MLHKTSIPDHRPSRLPRVVRTTSKVIAASKPCAAECTRRDVGTATDAVPRGRERNWGDWMGAGRLPVMVGAALLSALLVASAVATTVAIMNRHSTMATGAADQRHLPDDIAGLVPTKPLMPGMPISESPLRGGLGEPADKAGAEDAWQRSEPADGDSAAEQPAMTYNNASGGFVTSENPALRRSTRPECGVVFYAYCQQPRQEFVYRASINACLATSDDHPAQLCNRGPNRFASWRECETNCVLTQPPREACLGETLLLGCRSKDVRTSWWWFDGRACRAWKFPWGGCPANGSAVFPTARQCTAHCTNPRYPACAAPRSAACGSAQLKFPFFAAVAPSSAVQGGTRCYRLTRRVLESHRCLTGANRFLTKTACELTCKKPYARPQ, from the exons ATGTTACACAAGACTTCTATACCTGACCACAGGCCTTCTCGTCTTCCTCGTGTGGTGCGCACCACCAGCAAGGTGATTGCGGCCTCGAAGCCTTGTGCTGCTGAGTGCACTCGACGCGACGTGGGCACTGCGACAGACGCGGTGCCGCGCGGGCGCGAGCGCAACTGGGGCGACTGGATGGGAGCTGGTCGGCTGCCTGTGATGGTCGGCGCAGCGCTGCTGTCCGCGTTGCTTGTGGCCTCTGCGGTGGCCACCACCGtcgccatcatgaaccggcactcgACCATGGCAACCGGAGCCGCCGACCAACGACACCTGCCCGACGACATCGCTG GATTGGTGCCCACCAAACCGTTGATGCCCGGAATGCCGATTTCAGAGTCGCCATTGCGGGGCGGGCTCGGGGAGCCAGCTGACAAGGCGGGCGCGGAAGACGCCTGGCAGAGGAGTGAACCGGCTGACGGGGACTCGGCCGCTGAGCAGCCGGCTATGACATACAACAACGCGAGTGGTGGCTTCGTGACTTCCGAGAATCCGGCGCTCCGAAGATCC ACGAGGCCGGAATGCGGAGTCGTCTTCTACGCCTACTGCCAGCAGCCTCGTCAGGAGTTCGTCTACCGCGCTTCCATCAACGCCTGCCTGGCGACCAGTGACGACCATCCGGCGCAGCTCTGCAACCGCGGCCCCAATCGGTTCGCCTCGTGGCGCGAGTGCGAGACGAACTGCGTGCTCACCCAGCCGCCGCGCGAGGCCTGCCTCGGGGAGACCTTACTGCTCGGGTGCAGGAG TAAGGACGTCCGCACCAGCTGGTGGTGGTTCGACGGCCGGGCCTGCCGGGCCTGGAAGTTCCCCTGGGGCGGCTGTCCCGCCAACGGCAGCGCCGTGTTCCCCACGGCCCGCCAGTGCACGGCCCACTGCACCAACCCGCGCTACCCTGCCTGCGccgctccgcggagcgcggcATGCGGCAGCGCACAGCTGAAGTTCCCATTCTTCGCTGCAGTGGCGCCTTCGTCGGCGGTGCAAGGCGGGACGCGCTGCTACCGGTTGACGCGGCGCGTGCTGGAATCGCACCGGTGCCTGACCGGGGCTAACCGATTCCTCACGAAGACGGCCTGCGAGTTGACTTGCAAGAAGCCGTACGCGCGGCCCCAGTAG